The following are encoded in a window of Kaistia algarum genomic DNA:
- a CDS encoding error-prone DNA polymerase: MSIATPLYAELACLSNFSFLEGGSHAHELVTQAHALGLSGIAIADRNTFAGIVRAHEAWKSKMHGETWRKGLKLLVGVRLVFADGTPDILAYPTDRPAYSRLSHLLSLGKGRTSKGECEIRFEDLRTFQEDSLFILMPPRGSTDGIGAPLKALAALAPGRSWLGAAFYRRGDDRRRLAALAQIARKTDVPLIAVNDVLYHAPERRPLQDVLACIREKTTIEKAGRRLEMNAERHLKPPAEMARLFRDRPEAIAETMLFMRRITFTLDEIEYQYPREPVPLGTTPHRYLQALVFQGAKKRYPLRIPPAVRKQIKHELLMVRRLDYPAYFITVHDIVEYAREIGILCQGRGSAANSVICFCLGVTSVDPMRHKLLFERFLSAERKEPPDIDVDFEHERREEVIQYIYRRYGRLRASICATVISYRSKSAIREVGKALGLSEDVILALGGTIWGGGWGSGIQEKFVAEAGLDPANPTIRRAIDLAMELRGFPRHLSQHVGGFVLTRALLNDLVPSGPAAMEDRSFIEWDKDDIDTVQMMKVDILGLGILTCIRKAFDLIEGAGGVSYELHTVPSEDPAVYDMLCTGDSIGVFQVESRAQMNMLPRLKPRKLYDLVIQVAIVRPGPIQGNMVHPYLKRRMGLEKPHYPSPSPQHGPANELEDVLRRTEGVPIFQEQAMKLAMVAAKFSGDEANGLRKAMATFRRNGTIGSYKEKMVGRMIERGYEQSFAEACFAQIEGFGEYGFPESHAASFAKLVYVSAWLKCHHPAAFAAALLNSQPMGFYAPAQIVRDAAEHGVPVHPVDVNSSFWDNTLEPTEKGLALRLGFRQIDGFREDWALRIAAARGRGFGSMDDFVRHTGLERRAYEKLADADALRSMDLDRREGLWQVRRLPDSRLLPLFAAADAAELAAETDVPLPEMPLSEHVIADYQTLRLSLKAHPMSFLRARLAGERILSAQETTALADGAAARMAGVVLVRQRPGKGNVVFMTLEDETGIVNVVVWTRLFEKFRRTILGAKLVLVEGNIQRSPENVVHLVATNLVDRTDDLRHLSEDRQPKLDPSRADEFLHPQAPRGPKRRPGGQHPRDVRIIPKSRDFH, translated from the coding sequence ATGAGCATTGCAACTCCGCTTTATGCCGAACTGGCCTGCCTCAGCAATTTTTCCTTCCTGGAAGGCGGGTCGCATGCCCATGAGCTCGTTACGCAAGCCCATGCGCTTGGCCTCTCTGGTATCGCCATCGCGGATCGGAACACGTTCGCCGGCATCGTTCGGGCCCATGAGGCTTGGAAGAGCAAGATGCATGGCGAGACTTGGCGGAAGGGGTTGAAGCTCCTCGTCGGCGTTCGCCTCGTCTTTGCCGATGGCACGCCCGACATCCTCGCCTATCCGACCGACCGGCCGGCCTATAGCCGGCTCTCGCATCTGCTGAGCCTCGGCAAGGGGCGCACGTCGAAGGGCGAATGCGAGATCCGTTTTGAGGATCTCCGCACCTTTCAGGAGGATTCGCTCTTCATTCTGATGCCGCCCCGTGGTTCCACGGACGGTATCGGCGCTCCCCTGAAAGCGCTCGCGGCTCTGGCGCCGGGGCGAAGCTGGCTGGGCGCCGCCTTTTATCGCCGCGGCGACGACCGCCGCCGCCTTGCCGCTCTGGCGCAGATCGCTCGCAAGACCGACGTTCCCCTGATTGCCGTCAATGACGTGCTCTATCACGCGCCGGAGCGTCGCCCCCTCCAGGACGTGCTCGCGTGCATTCGGGAAAAGACGACGATCGAAAAGGCCGGCCGCCGGCTGGAGATGAATGCCGAACGGCATCTGAAGCCGCCTGCCGAGATGGCGCGACTGTTCCGCGACCGGCCGGAGGCCATTGCCGAGACGATGCTCTTTATGCGGCGCATCACCTTCACGCTCGACGAGATCGAATATCAATATCCGCGCGAGCCGGTGCCGCTCGGTACGACGCCGCACCGCTATCTGCAGGCGCTCGTCTTCCAGGGCGCCAAGAAGCGCTATCCGCTCCGGATACCGCCTGCCGTGCGCAAGCAGATCAAGCATGAACTGCTGATGGTGCGCCGGCTCGATTATCCGGCCTATTTCATTACCGTCCATGACATCGTTGAGTATGCGCGCGAGATCGGCATCCTCTGCCAGGGACGAGGATCGGCGGCCAATTCAGTCATTTGCTTCTGCTTGGGCGTCACCTCTGTCGACCCGATGCGGCACAAGCTGCTCTTCGAGCGCTTCCTGTCGGCCGAGCGCAAAGAACCGCCCGACATCGACGTCGATTTCGAGCATGAGCGGCGCGAGGAGGTGATCCAATATATCTACCGCCGCTATGGCCGCTTGCGCGCATCGATCTGCGCTACCGTGATCTCCTATCGGTCCAAGAGTGCCATCCGCGAAGTCGGCAAGGCGCTCGGGCTCTCCGAGGATGTGATCCTGGCGCTGGGCGGCACGATCTGGGGGGGCGGCTGGGGTTCGGGCATCCAGGAGAAATTCGTGGCCGAGGCCGGTCTCGACCCCGCCAATCCGACCATCCGCCGCGCTATCGACCTTGCCATGGAACTGCGTGGTTTTCCCCGACACCTCTCCCAGCATGTCGGCGGCTTCGTGCTGACGCGAGCCCTTCTTAACGACCTGGTGCCGAGCGGACCGGCCGCGATGGAGGATCGCTCCTTCATCGAATGGGACAAGGATGACATCGACACCGTCCAGATGATGAAGGTCGATATCCTCGGTCTCGGCATACTGACCTGCATCCGCAAGGCCTTCGACCTGATCGAGGGCGCTGGCGGCGTGTCTTACGAGCTGCACACCGTCCCGTCCGAGGATCCGGCCGTCTACGACATGCTCTGCACGGGCGATTCGATCGGCGTCTTCCAGGTCGAGAGCCGGGCGCAAATGAACATGCTGCCACGCCTCAAGCCGCGAAAGCTCTATGATCTCGTCATCCAGGTCGCGATCGTCCGCCCTGGCCCGATCCAGGGCAATATGGTCCACCCCTATCTGAAGCGGCGCATGGGTCTCGAGAAGCCCCATTATCCTTCGCCTTCGCCGCAGCATGGTCCCGCGAACGAATTGGAGGATGTCCTCAGGCGCACCGAAGGCGTGCCGATTTTCCAGGAGCAGGCCATGAAGCTCGCGATGGTCGCAGCAAAATTCTCCGGCGACGAGGCCAACGGCCTGCGCAAGGCGATGGCGACCTTCCGGCGCAATGGAACGATCGGATCCTACAAGGAGAAGATGGTCGGGCGGATGATCGAGCGCGGCTATGAGCAGAGCTTTGCCGAGGCCTGCTTCGCCCAGATCGAAGGCTTCGGCGAATATGGCTTTCCCGAAAGCCATGCGGCGAGCTTCGCCAAGCTGGTCTATGTCTCGGCCTGGCTCAAATGCCACCATCCCGCCGCCTTCGCCGCGGCGCTGCTCAATTCACAGCCGATGGGATTTTATGCGCCAGCACAGATCGTGCGCGATGCGGCCGAGCATGGCGTGCCGGTGCATCCGGTCGACGTCAATTCGAGCTTCTGGGACAACACGCTCGAACCCACGGAAAAAGGTCTCGCGCTGCGGCTCGGCTTCCGCCAGATCGACGGCTTTCGCGAGGACTGGGCGTTGAGGATCGCGGCGGCGCGCGGCCGGGGCTTTGGTTCCATGGACGACTTCGTCCGCCATACCGGGCTCGAACGCCGGGCTTATGAAAAGCTCGCCGATGCGGACGCCCTGCGCTCGATGGACCTCGACCGTCGCGAGGGTCTGTGGCAGGTCCGCCGCCTGCCAGATTCGCGGCTTCTACCGCTGTTCGCGGCGGCGGATGCGGCCGAACTGGCTGCAGAGACCGACGTGCCGCTACCGGAAATGCCGCTTTCCGAGCATGTCATCGCCGACTATCAGACGCTGCGCCTGTCGCTGAAGGCCCATCCGATGAGCTTCCTGCGCGCGCGCCTCGCCGGGGAACGCATCCTTTCGGCGCAGGAGACGACGGCGCTTGCCGACGGGGCAGCCGCGCGGATGGCCGGCGTCGTGCTAGTGCGCCAGCGGCCCGGCAAAGGCAATGTCGTGTTCATGACGCTGGAGGACGAGACCGGAATCGTCAATGTCGTCGTCTGGACCCGGCTCTTCGAAAAATTCCGCCGCACGATCCTTGGCGCGAAGCTGGTCCTCGTCGAGGGCAATATCCAGCGCAGCCCGGAGAATGTCGTGCATCTGGTCGCGACGAACCTCGTCGACCGGACAGACGATCTGCGCCATCTGTCGGAGGATCGCCAACCGAAGCTCGATCCCTCTCGGGCCGACGAATTCCTGCATCCGCAAGCGCCGCGCGGCCCGAAACGCCGCCCCGGCGGCCAGCACCCGCGCGACGTCCGCATCATCCCGAAATCACGGGATTTTCACTAG
- a CDS encoding Dabb family protein, with protein MISHCVFIRYRKDATDAMRDDIYKGLQALKPRIPGLTQIIIGANSSPEGLDKGFSEGFIVTFRSTEARDQYLADEAHAKVGAKIVAAAEGGVDGILVYDLSY; from the coding sequence ATGATCAGCCACTGCGTCTTCATTCGTTACCGCAAGGACGCCACGGATGCCATGCGCGACGATATCTATAAGGGACTTCAAGCGCTTAAGCCGCGCATTCCCGGGCTGACCCAGATCATCATCGGCGCCAATTCGAGCCCCGAAGGCCTCGACAAGGGCTTCTCCGAAGGGTTCATCGTGACCTTTCGCAGCACCGAAGCCCGCGACCAATATCTCGCCGACGAGGCCCATGCCAAGGTCGGCGCGAAGATCGTGGCGGCGGCCGAGGGCGGTGTGGACGGCATTCTCGTCTACGATCTTTCTTATTGA
- a CDS encoding GMC family oxidoreductase, with the protein MTDYIIVGGGPAGCAIAARLSEDPSVQVLLLEAGPKDTSPLYHWPAGFAKMTKGIGSWGWSTVPQRHMNGRVLRYTQAKVIGGGSTINAQLYTRGNRLDYEEWAQAGCRGWSYEEVLPYFKRAEDNQRFSDDFHASGGPIGVSMPVAPLPICDAYMRAAQEMGIPYNHDFNGARQAGVGFYQLSQKNARRSSAVGYLRAAASRPNLSVRTGVQVLRILVEKGRAVGVEIAENGVKSRISANSEIIVSSGAIGSPKLLLQSGIGPADHLRAVGVDVVHDLAGVGGNLQDHLDLFAICECTGDHTYDSYAKWYRSAWAGVQYLLFKQGPVASSLFETGGFWYADPEARSPDIQFHLGLGSGIEAGVAKLKNAGVTLNSAFLRPRSRGTVRLASADPAAAPLIDPNYWEDPYDREMSLEGLKLARGIFRQKAFAPFIMAERLPGDGIRTDQELFDYGCRHAKTDHHPAGTCKMGIDEHAVVDPELKVRGIEGLRVADSSIMPQVNSSNTNAPTIMIGEKAADLIRGVSPLPRARIAAIEEVRPRVADAKRVESR; encoded by the coding sequence ATGACCGATTACATCATCGTCGGCGGTGGCCCGGCTGGCTGTGCCATTGCGGCGCGGCTGTCGGAAGATCCATCGGTCCAGGTTCTCCTGCTGGAAGCGGGGCCGAAGGATACGAGCCCGCTCTACCACTGGCCGGCGGGATTCGCCAAGATGACCAAGGGGATAGGCTCCTGGGGCTGGTCGACCGTGCCGCAGCGCCACATGAATGGCCGCGTGCTGCGCTATACGCAGGCCAAGGTCATCGGCGGCGGCTCGACCATCAACGCCCAGCTCTATACGCGCGGCAACCGCCTCGACTATGAGGAGTGGGCGCAGGCCGGCTGCCGAGGCTGGTCCTATGAAGAGGTGCTGCCCTATTTCAAGAGAGCAGAGGATAACCAACGCTTTAGCGATGATTTCCACGCCTCGGGCGGCCCGATCGGCGTCTCCATGCCGGTTGCCCCGCTGCCGATCTGCGACGCCTATATGCGCGCTGCCCAGGAAATGGGCATCCCCTACAACCATGATTTCAACGGCGCCCGCCAGGCTGGCGTCGGCTTCTATCAATTGTCGCAGAAGAACGCCCGCCGCTCCTCCGCCGTTGGCTATCTACGCGCCGCGGCATCGCGTCCCAACCTCTCGGTGCGCACTGGAGTTCAGGTGCTGCGCATCCTTGTCGAGAAGGGCCGGGCCGTCGGCGTCGAGATCGCTGAAAATGGCGTGAAGTCAAGGATTTCGGCGAATAGCGAAATCATCGTTTCCTCCGGCGCGATCGGCTCGCCGAAGCTTCTGCTGCAATCGGGCATCGGCCCGGCCGATCATTTGCGCGCGGTCGGGGTCGATGTGGTCCACGACCTCGCGGGCGTCGGCGGCAATCTGCAGGATCATCTCGATCTGTTCGCCATCTGCGAATGCACCGGCGACCACACCTATGATTCCTATGCCAAATGGTACCGCTCGGCCTGGGCCGGAGTTCAATATCTCCTGTTCAAACAAGGTCCTGTAGCCTCCTCTCTCTTCGAAACCGGAGGTTTCTGGTATGCCGATCCGGAAGCGCGCTCGCCCGATATCCAGTTTCATCTCGGCCTCGGCTCCGGCATCGAGGCCGGCGTCGCGAAACTGAAGAATGCCGGCGTCACGCTGAACTCGGCTTTCCTGCGCCCCCGCTCTCGCGGAACGGTGCGGCTCGCGTCCGCCGATCCAGCCGCCGCGCCGCTGATCGATCCGAATTATTGGGAAGACCCCTATGACCGCGAAATGTCGCTGGAAGGCTTGAAGCTCGCCCGTGGGATCTTCCGCCAGAAAGCATTCGCGCCGTTCATCATGGCTGAGAGACTGCCTGGCGACGGCATCCGGACCGACCAGGAACTTTTCGACTATGGCTGTCGTCACGCCAAGACCGACCACCACCCGGCCGGCACCTGCAAGATGGGCATCGACGAGCACGCCGTCGTCGATCCGGAATTGAAGGTTCGCGGCATCGAGGGACTGCGCGTTGCCGATTCCTCGATCATGCCGCAGGTGAATTCATCCAACACCAATGCGCCGACCATCATGATCGGAGAAAAGGCGGCTGATCTTATTCGTGGCGTTTCGCCGCTGCCACGGGCTAGAATCGCGGCAATCGAAGAAGTGCGGCCGCGAGTCGCCGATGCAAAAAGGGTGGAAAGCCGATGA
- a CDS encoding 3-ketoacyl-ACP reductase, whose product MTTRRPIALVTGAARGIGRAVALALAEAGYEVAVADRAESDPHETLAGIEKAGGKGYFAGFDLADLASHGPMLAQIEQALGPVDLLVNNAGIGAVVRGDLLDMKAENFDRVLDVNLRGTLFLTQRVVQAMLASALIHPRAVITVTSVSATHASPERTEYCVSKAGLAMFVQNLALRLAPTGIGVFEVRPGIIRSDMTAAVAEKYDRLIEGGLVPAGRWGEGSDIARAVVALASGAFAFSTGAVIGVDGGLGVARL is encoded by the coding sequence ATGACAACGCGACGTCCCATCGCCCTAGTCACCGGCGCCGCCCGTGGCATCGGCCGCGCGGTCGCCTTGGCACTGGCCGAGGCGGGTTATGAGGTGGCGGTCGCGGATCGTGCTGAGTCCGACCCGCACGAGACGCTTGCTGGGATTGAGAAGGCGGGTGGGAAGGGGTATTTCGCCGGATTCGATCTCGCCGATCTCGCCTCGCATGGCCCGATGCTGGCCCAAATCGAGCAAGCGCTCGGGCCGGTGGATCTCCTCGTCAACAATGCCGGCATCGGCGCGGTGGTACGCGGCGATCTGCTCGACATGAAGGCGGAGAATTTCGACCGCGTCCTCGACGTCAACCTTCGCGGCACGCTGTTTCTGACCCAGCGCGTCGTCCAGGCGATGCTGGCCAGCGCCTTGATCCATCCCCGCGCCGTAATCACGGTCACCTCGGTCTCCGCGACCCATGCCTCGCCGGAGCGAACCGAATATTGCGTCTCCAAGGCGGGACTTGCGATGTTCGTCCAGAATTTGGCGCTGCGCCTCGCGCCCACTGGCATCGGCGTCTTCGAAGTTCGACCCGGCATCATCCGCTCTGACATGACGGCGGCCGTCGCGGAGAAATATGACCGGCTCATCGAGGGCGGGCTGGTTCCGGCCGGCCGCTGGGGCGAGGGCTCCGACATTGCCCGTGCCGTCGTCGCGCTCGCCTCGGGCGCCTTCGCCTTCTCGACCGGCGCCGTCATCGGCGTCGATGGCGGTCTCGGTGTAGCGAGGCTGTGA
- a CDS encoding GMC oxidoreductase gives MLMTPDIVIIGSGMGGASLAAGLAGSGAKVLILEKGERLADTPETRDPRAIFQRGFFRPKEVWYDAADGSAFNPGNYYYVGGNSKFYGAVLIRYRAEDFGVLEHEGGISPAWPFGYDAIEPYYSRAEQLYRVRGELGGDPTEPYHSVPYDFAPVPDERPLAEVRARLAATGLHPASLPLGVDIEAWLKRAQTPWDAFPDTRAGKMDAETCGLASALEDPDITIETGAEVQCLVAGADGRIDHIVYSQGGETKTLSPKIVVLSAGAVKSAAMLLASKDERHPNGLANASDVVGRYFMNHNTTAMIAVDPRFRNDAVHQKTFGLNDFYLSDGKGGRPLGNIQLLGRVSGPVMKAGVPLAPEWSLSWLASHAVDFLAMNEDLPDPESRIFVDGERVVLQWKRSNMVAHQKLIDAMKERLRAAGFPIVLTKPFDRRTPSHQCGTVRFGSDPATSALDTNCRAHDHSNLFVVDASFLPTSAAVNPALTIAAQALRTADHMIATGFAA, from the coding sequence TTGCTCATGACCCCCGACATCGTCATCATTGGCTCCGGTATGGGCGGTGCGAGCCTGGCGGCAGGGCTGGCCGGATCGGGCGCCAAGGTGCTGATCCTCGAAAAGGGCGAGCGGCTTGCCGATACGCCGGAGACGCGCGATCCGCGCGCGATCTTCCAGCGCGGTTTCTTCCGCCCGAAGGAGGTCTGGTACGACGCTGCCGACGGTTCGGCGTTCAATCCCGGCAATTATTACTATGTCGGCGGCAATTCGAAATTCTATGGCGCCGTGCTGATCCGCTACCGCGCCGAGGATTTCGGCGTGCTGGAGCATGAGGGCGGCATTTCACCAGCCTGGCCCTTCGGCTATGACGCGATCGAGCCCTATTACAGCCGCGCCGAACAGCTCTACCGCGTCCGCGGCGAACTCGGAGGCGATCCGACCGAGCCCTATCATTCCGTGCCTTACGATTTTGCGCCCGTTCCCGACGAGCGGCCGCTCGCCGAAGTGCGCGCGCGGCTGGCCGCTACCGGGCTGCACCCGGCGTCGCTGCCGCTCGGCGTCGATATTGAGGCTTGGCTAAAGCGCGCCCAGACGCCGTGGGATGCCTTTCCCGACACCCGCGCGGGCAAGATGGACGCCGAGACCTGCGGCCTCGCCAGCGCCCTAGAGGACCCGGACATCACCATAGAGACCGGCGCCGAGGTGCAGTGTCTCGTTGCCGGCGCTGACGGACGGATCGACCATATCGTCTATTCTCAGGGTGGGGAGACGAAGACGCTGTCGCCGAAGATCGTCGTGCTCTCCGCCGGAGCGGTGAAATCGGCGGCGATGCTGCTCGCCTCGAAGGACGAGCGTCATCCGAACGGGCTCGCTAACGCTTCCGATGTCGTCGGCCGCTATTTCATGAACCACAATACGACGGCGATGATCGCCGTCGATCCGCGCTTCCGCAATGACGCGGTCCACCAGAAGACCTTCGGCCTCAACGACTTCTACCTGTCTGACGGCAAGGGTGGCCGGCCGCTCGGCAATATCCAGCTGCTCGGCCGCGTCTCCGGGCCGGTGATGAAGGCTGGCGTGCCTCTCGCGCCGGAATGGTCGCTGTCCTGGCTCGCCAGCCACGCCGTCGATTTCCTCGCCATGAACGAGGATCTGCCCGATCCGGAAAGCCGCATCTTCGTCGATGGCGAGCGCGTCGTCCTGCAATGGAAGCGCTCCAACATGGTCGCGCACCAGAAGCTCATCGATGCGATGAAGGAGCGGCTCCGAGCCGCCGGTTTCCCGATTGTTCTGACCAAGCCCTTCGATCGCCGCACGCCCTCGCATCAATGCGGCACCGTCCGCTTCGGCAGCGATCCGGCGACGTCGGCGCTCGATACGAATTGCCGCGCCCACGACCACTCAAACCTTTTCGTTGTCGACGCGTCCTTCCTGCCGACTTCGGCTGCGGTCAATCCGGCGCTCACCATCGCGGCGCAGGCGCTGCGCACCGCCGACCACATGATCGCGACAGGGTTCGCCGCATGA
- a CDS encoding ABC transporter ATP-binding protein yields MAFLEIDRLVKRYGATDILKGISLQVEEGGFLVLVGPSGCGKSTLLSMIAGLDSISEGEVRIAGKRMNELHPSQRDIAMVFQSYALYPNMSVAENIAFGLEMRKVPKAERDKAVAEVAEILQMGHLLKRKPSQLSGGQRQRVAMGRALVRNPQVFLFDEPLSNLDAKLRVDMRTEIKRLHQRMKTTIVYVTHDQIEAMTLATQIAVLRDGVLQQFGTPAEVYNNPANVFVADFMGSPSMNLIPAEIRAEAGKTVVALKREGEGDLVLDPGQASDKLSAALGKTVLFGIRPEAITDHDGADRNARTLVDAECHVEVVEPAGSDTFVVAHLGGKHVIARMRSDVPVRAGHRAPFTFNMDKAVFFDPQTEQRVA; encoded by the coding sequence ATGGCGTTTCTCGAAATCGATCGTCTCGTGAAGCGCTATGGCGCGACCGACATCCTGAAGGGCATCTCGCTCCAGGTGGAGGAGGGCGGGTTCCTGGTGCTGGTCGGGCCGTCCGGCTGCGGCAAGTCGACCCTGCTCTCCATGATCGCCGGCCTCGATTCCATTTCCGAAGGCGAGGTGCGGATCGCCGGCAAGCGCATGAACGAGCTGCATCCCTCGCAGCGCGACATCGCCATGGTGTTCCAGTCCTATGCGCTCTATCCGAACATGAGCGTCGCGGAGAACATCGCCTTCGGCCTCGAGATGCGGAAGGTGCCGAAGGCCGAGCGCGACAAGGCGGTCGCCGAGGTCGCCGAGATCCTGCAGATGGGGCACCTGCTGAAGCGCAAGCCGAGCCAGCTTTCGGGCGGCCAGCGCCAGCGCGTCGCCATGGGCCGGGCGCTGGTCCGCAATCCGCAGGTCTTCCTGTTCGACGAGCCGCTCTCCAATCTCGATGCGAAGCTGCGCGTCGACATGCGCACCGAGATCAAGCGGCTGCATCAGCGCATGAAGACGACGATCGTCTATGTGACGCATGACCAGATCGAGGCCATGACGCTCGCCACCCAGATCGCCGTGCTGCGCGACGGCGTGCTGCAGCAGTTCGGCACTCCGGCCGAGGTCTACAACAACCCGGCCAATGTCTTCGTAGCCGATTTCATGGGTTCGCCGTCCATGAACCTGATCCCGGCGGAGATCCGCGCCGAGGCCGGCAAGACCGTCGTGGCGCTGAAGCGCGAGGGCGAGGGCGATCTGGTGCTCGATCCGGGCCAGGCGAGCGATAAGCTTTCCGCCGCGCTCGGCAAGACCGTGCTGTTCGGCATCCGGCCGGAGGCGATCACCGACCATGACGGCGCGGATCGCAATGCCCGCACGCTGGTCGACGCCGAATGCCATGTCGAGGTCGTCGAGCCGGCCGGCTCCGACACCTTCGTCGTCGCGCATCTCGGCGGCAAGCACGTGATCGCGCGCATGCGCTCCGATGTGCCGGTCCGCGCCGGCCACCGCGCGCCGTTCACCTTCAACATGGACAAGGCCGTGTTCTTCGACCCGCAGACCGAGCAGCGGGTGGCGTGA
- a CDS encoding carbohydrate ABC transporter permease has product MSAAAIAAPRASRTTIVNRIVIYGLLAFFAVVYLIPFFVMLVTSLKTMPEIQNGNMLALPKDPTIEPWIKAWGASCVGLTCEGIHGYFWNSIKMVVPAVAISTLLGALNGYVLTKWQFKGHRLVFGLMLFACFIPFQSVLLPMATVLGQFGQLGKFLTNSFGTNLGFGNSTANLVFVHVVYGLGFTTLFFRNYYEAFPTELVKAAMVDGAGFFQIFRRVLLPNSLPIIVVTVIYQFTNIWNDFLFASSYAGSGDVMPMTVALNNVVNTSTGVVEYNVNMAAAMIAALPTLLVYILAGRYFVRGLMAGAVKG; this is encoded by the coding sequence ATGAGTGCCGCCGCCATCGCCGCGCCGCGCGCCTCGCGCACGACGATCGTCAACCGCATCGTCATCTACGGGCTGCTGGCCTTCTTCGCAGTCGTCTACCTGATCCCGTTCTTCGTGATGCTGGTGACGTCGCTGAAGACCATGCCGGAGATCCAGAACGGCAACATGCTCGCTTTGCCGAAGGATCCGACGATCGAGCCCTGGATCAAGGCCTGGGGAGCGTCCTGCGTCGGCCTCACCTGCGAGGGCATCCACGGCTATTTCTGGAACTCGATCAAGATGGTCGTGCCGGCCGTTGCGATCTCGACCCTGCTCGGCGCGCTCAACGGCTATGTGCTGACCAAATGGCAGTTCAAGGGCCACCGCCTAGTCTTCGGACTGATGCTGTTCGCCTGCTTCATCCCGTTCCAGTCGGTCCTGCTGCCGATGGCGACGGTGCTCGGCCAGTTCGGCCAGCTCGGCAAGTTCCTGACCAACAGCTTCGGCACCAATCTGGGTTTCGGAAATTCGACGGCTAATCTCGTCTTCGTGCACGTCGTCTACGGCCTCGGCTTCACGACCTTGTTCTTCCGCAATTATTACGAGGCGTTCCCGACCGAACTGGTCAAGGCGGCAATGGTCGACGGGGCCGGCTTCTTCCAGATCTTCCGTCGCGTGCTGCTGCCGAACTCGCTGCCGATCATCGTCGTGACGGTGATCTACCAGTTCACCAATATCTGGAACGACTTCCTCTTCGCCTCGTCCTATGCCGGGTCGGGCGACGTAATGCCGATGACGGTAGCGCTCAACAACGTGGTCAATACGTCGACCGGCGTCGTCGAATATAATGTCAACATGGCGGCGGCGATGATCGCGGCCCTCCCAACCCTCCTCGTCTACATCCTCGCCGGCCGCTACTTCGTTCGCGGCCTCATGGCGGGTGCGGTCAAGGGATAG
- a CDS encoding carbohydrate ABC transporter permease, translating to MALTSATQRDRPSASAQTPLRKSLRAHLQEWLPKIVLAPSFAITLFFVYGFILWTIYLSFTNSKAFPNYTLTGPRAYQRLWRWTFESNPPSSWYTSITNMAIFGLLYIVICLALGLLLAILLDQKIRGEGLLRPIYLYPMALSFIVTGVAWKWFLDPGLGLEQTLHQWGWTSFHFDWIKNKDYVIYTVVIAGVWQASGFIMAMFLAGLRGIDSEIVKASQIDGASPFQLYRRIIIPLLRPVFLSALIVLAHMAIKSYDLVVALTSGGPGGSAWLPSNFMYEYTFKRNEMAVGSASAVIMLMTISAIIVPYLYSELREKTR from the coding sequence ATGGCGCTCACAAGTGCAACCCAACGCGACAGGCCATCGGCAAGCGCGCAGACCCCCTTGCGCAAGTCGCTGCGCGCCCATCTCCAGGAATGGCTGCCGAAGATCGTTCTGGCGCCGAGCTTCGCCATCACGCTGTTCTTCGTCTACGGCTTCATCCTCTGGACGATCTATCTGTCCTTCACCAATTCCAAGGCGTTCCCGAACTACACGCTCACCGGCCCGCGCGCCTATCAGCGACTCTGGCGCTGGACCTTCGAGAGCAACCCGCCCTCGTCCTGGTACACGTCGATCACCAATATGGCGATCTTCGGCCTGCTCTACATCGTGATCTGCCTGGCCCTTGGCCTGCTGCTCGCCATCCTGCTCGACCAGAAGATCCGCGGCGAAGGCCTGCTGCGCCCGATCTATCTCTATCCGATGGCGCTCTCGTTCATCGTTACCGGCGTCGCGTGGAAATGGTTTCTCGATCCCGGCCTCGGGCTGGAGCAGACGCTGCACCAATGGGGCTGGACCTCGTTCCATTTCGATTGGATCAAGAACAAGGACTACGTGATCTATACGGTGGTGATCGCTGGCGTCTGGCAGGCGTCGGGCTTCATCATGGCGATGTTCCTGGCAGGTCTACGCGGTATCGACAGCGAAATCGTCAAGGCCTCGCAGATCGACGGCGCCTCGCCGTTCCAGCTCTATCGCCGCATCATCATCCCGCTGCTGCGGCCCGTCTTCCTGTCGGCGCTGATCGTGCTCGCCCATATGGCGATCAAATCCTACGACCTTGTGGTCGCGCTGACGAGCGGGGGTCCCGGCGGATCGGCCTGGCTGCCCTCGAACTTCATGTATGAATACACCTTCAAGCGCAACGAGATGGCCGTTGGCTCGGCCAGCGCCGTGATCATGCTGATGACGATCTCGGCGATCATTGTCCCCTATCTCTATTCCGAGCTTCGGGAGAAGACGAGATGA